GTGTCTAATCCACCTGAGAAATTTGGACAGAAAGCAGTCATTTGTAACTCAGCATAAACAggaagaggtttttttttttctttaactcatatttcacaaaatatcacaacaGAAATTTTCCGGAAACAAAATTATTCTACACACCTCTTTAATGACGTTTAAATGTCGATCCTGTTTAGGGTTCCTGTAGCAATTCAGAAAGTCAAAAAGGAAAGTGCTGCATATAGAACTtcaaaatagaaaacagaaggTGACAGAGAAGTGTTGATAAGAATCGGCAATATGTTGAGTTAAAAACCTGAACCTTAAACATTGAACTCagtgatgttttaatgttaagaTAAATGGTTTTACGTTGGCGTTAAGAGTGAAATCAgtcatttttcctctgaagACAATGacaatttattttgaatttgaatctgTAAAGGAACCTTGAACTTGGATTAGGTGTTGTATGCCTGACAAATACAACTCTGAATTAACTTTTAACCTCCAACAATCAGATTTAACATCAACAGTTTCACACTTTACTCAAAGTCCTGTTCCTTCAGTGAGAAAGCTGCTTCGTTTTGTCTGTTGAGTCAACAAGATGATGCTTCAACTCTTTTCTGTTTACATCTCATCACCAAACCTGCCAAAATGAAGCTCagactgatgttttattttttaatttttggtctgtttttctgttatttttggaTTTGACAAGGTAAACATGGTCCATGTTcatgttctttctttgtttttgcctCAAGGTGCGGTCACATTAGCCCTCCAGTCAACAAAACTGCCCTGCACTCAGACCCGTTGTCCGTCTGTGAGTGTCATATTGTACAAGAACTTCACTAGAATAACTGAATACATGTTTCAAAAGTCAGTGCATCAGTGTTTGTATTGGCTCAATGTGCAAATTCAAAGGTGGAGGGTGAAGTCCCAAGTGTGAGGCCAAAGATTGCACCAAAGGAGGAAATTCATTCCTGAATTTATCATTTTGGTCTTTTGTTGAGGTGAACAGGGGATGGAGTATTTGCAGGGTGGGAGGTGTCATGTGACCGTACTTGTATTTGGAGTCAACAACAGTTTTCTGCTTCTTGACAATTCCTGACAGTTCTTCAGAGCCAAGTACACGAACCACATCTGTCGGTCAGAAGCATAGATATAGCACATCACCTGTTGCCTCCTGTGCGCTGACGCCCGATCCACAAATATAttgaaatagaaaatatttcaatCCCAGTTGGATCTTTTTTGGTGTTTAAAAATGATCACCACAGCTACAACAATGAGCTAACATTTCAGAATGATTGACAGCTGACTGTTCACTAAGCCCTCCACTGCTTTCCGTCCAATTTTCAGTAGACTAAAGaattttgtttagattttttcagtaactagctagctaactaagCTAACGTTAGTTTAATGTGTCAATTTAAGAAAGACAGTCTCCTGTTGACTCTTTaaaaactctttaaaatagtaaaactaaaactgactCAATGGATTCATGCGACCATGCCAGCACCCTGAAGCTAAAGCTAACTGCTAACGATTATGAAAGTGTAACTTTATTcaaacataaatgtttttaGCAGCTTTACTTGAAGACCagtttgtattttcacacattAAGTTTTGACCTGTTTGGCAGATGTAACCGCCTCAGAAACATTGGCAGGAGTTGTTGGAAAGTTCACTCCAAGACTCAACTGGGAGATTGAATCCGAAATCCGGAATAATGTTCCCGTACTGTCCCAACAGGTGGATTTGGAATCAGTTCTGAAGTGACTGAACCAGACTTTGTGACAGATGTGGTTTTGTGCTTGGCTCTGACCCTCCTTTGTCATTTCATCTGTTTGGAGAGTGTCATTGTGTCGTTCAGGTTTCAGCTCAGTGgtccacagtgtttctgttcatgatggtgattttgtttgtgttcatttttttatcgggtattgattttgtttttcactcagtcaacagacaaacagaaaactctACAGATACCGGCCTGTATCACCatggaaaacaacatttcatgTTAAACTGACTCCCCACCCCCAGTTCTTTTATTCTCTCCCTCCTTgttttataatgaaataaaaacactgtaaaggTGAATAAACTATTTATAAAcagctgttgttgtctgtgatgGTTTGAAATTTATTTTAACCACAACTCTCTTCAGTCTTACGGTGTGTTCACCCAGTGAACCCTCCTATCAACATGCTACAGGGTTTTACAGGGTGTCCTGTAAGGCTAAGGAGAATAAAGCTGGTCTTAGCCAGCAATCTTtgcccagctaaggtgaaaatagaCAATCATAGCTAGCTATTGTCACTGTGtttgagcagcacagaaaaggactgacgactgaaacatgaagatgtggacTCATAGCAGGAAACACCCTGTTAAACCcagagcttatatcaggggGACCTACTTTTACCAGCCAGTGCTAACATTAGttaggttagctagctaacgttagcacccaCTGGTGTCAAACTTCAAATTTCGTCAACCACCTTTAAGCCAAGGGAGTCACAGAGCCAAATTAATGTCAGCACAGTGGAACAGATGGCAACTTACTGCTGTCTAACACTTCACGCAAAGTCTCTGGAATCAAGAGTCTTTACACTAATACAGCACGATCTCTGTATAAAAAAAGCTTATGATGTGGCAAAATGGCTTATAACCTGCCATCTTTGGTTCCAACTGGGAACCAACCTTTTGAGTTCcaaatcaatttatttttggttgaaattCCCTGAACAGTTCGAAACTAGGTGCAGAACTTGGAGAGAACCTGCTCCATGTTGGTGGAGAAGGTTTATCTGAGGTGACCATGAACGTCTGAACCACGTTTCATCAGATttcatccagtagttgttgagacgTTTCAGTGGAGCAACCATGAACCTGGAGAAGCTaaacaacatttatatttattgttattttagagtggacagagggagaaacaccTCGTTTGAGCTTCTGTACGATCGCTGCTCTGAAACAACACGTGTTCAAACACACGGTTTACATCACAGAGTGTGATCAATCAATGACTTGGCAGAAATGATAATCACTTCccccacaatgcactgcagcagcactaCTGAGCGTGCTCCAAACGACTGGAGAACAGGCAGGAAAAAttaggtcacacacacactcatacacactcagtGAGCCTTGTGGGCACCAAACCATAACTAATTCTGTCTTATCTGCTGCTATAAAAAGATCAAAGAaagtgaaaagcagcagagaaaccaCCAACCAGCAGCTTCTTCACTCCGTCTGTCAGCTCTGACTTTGTCCTCAAACTACTCCTCAGCATGTAAATATATCAGTTATACAGGAATCAGATTTACAACACGTTTTAAATTTATGTTATATTATAAATGAACATCTCTGACATTCAGGCTGCtgaatcagccaatcagctccTGCTAGATCTGGAGttttaaatctggtgtctgtggcaACTGTTAGCGATGAGTTTTACATCAACAAGCAATGATCAGTTTGCCAGAGCCAAAGAGGTTAGCGGCTGTAGTGACGGAGACGGAGTAAGCTACAGTGGCTAGGAACAAAACAGTCTTTATACTGAGCTCGATTATGTTAAACCAGGTTTAAATTAACCAGAGTTAAACAAAATTTAACTTCAGCCACAGTTAATTTGGGTTTAAGTTAATCTTTAAAGCTCAGACAAACAAATACCTTCTGATAaagacaaaacagtgaaatacaaacaattactgaaacatttaattaatCACTTCATTCAACTCTTAACCCTTGTCGTTAACCTATTGATGATGCCTATTGATCATTAATAGTATCAGGTCAGATCTTCCTGTTGGGCCCTGAAACTCGTCCACAGCTTTGACGACTTCCTGTGACGTCATAGTGAGGCCTTCAGCACACTGAGCACGCTCAGTGCAGACTCCACGCAGCCGTCAAAGTTGGAGTGACTGAAGGCGTCGCCGCCGCAGACGAGCAGTGGCCGGTCGAGGATGGTCATCTGACCCGGACAGTCCGGCACGGAGGTCAGCACCTGCAGGACGGAGGGGAGGGGTTGTGAACCAAACGCTCCCTCACTCAGAGGAGTTCAGGGTCAGTGGGATTTCTCAGGACTGTACCCCCTATGATGACTCACCTGAGAGTACCTCCACTTCTGACACTTgatgctgattggctgaggcaGATCAGGAAGCAGTTTGTGGAGCTCCTGTAAGATGATTGGCTGGATGTCCTCCTTGTCTCGCTCCAGGTGCTCAAGGCCAAATGGGACGCTGGTGTGGACGACGAGGGACGGACCGAGACCGGGGCATCTGAACGAACACAAACACGGACAAACACTGGATCATGGTCCTGTTGTTAGAGACAGATAGGTGAGCAGACTGACAGGTGAGCAGACTGACCTGTGTTGCGTTTGCGGGAGTCCACAGCGACGTAGCAGACGCAGGGGTTGTCGGTGACATATCGAGCCACCCAGGGGAAACTGAAAACGATGTctggagggaagaagagagcGACGGCGAAACGAGACGAGTACACAACTCCGTCtaactgctgcctctgctggacagacagcactgacagacagacagacagagacagttcaGTACAACTGTGACAGCTCATTTACCAGGCAGGAGGTCTACGACTCTGCCCAgctgcattttgggaaatgtagcTTGACCTGTGCCCAAGACTAACCCTCTGTCAAGATACAGGACGTGGATTTACACAAACCTCTGTAGTTGCAGACACTCGTTAACAACCGGCTTTATAGTTACaagttacagtttttaaatgaatgaagaaaaaaaaagattgacgCTAgtgggtgctaatgttagccagctaacctagctaacgttagcaggttcccctgatataagctctgggtttacagggtgtttcttccttttcttgagtccacatcttcatgtttcagttgtcagtccttttctgtgctgctcaaaACTAGAGAAAATAGcttgtgtctgttttcactttAGCTGGGTGAAGATATCTCGCAAAAACCAGCTTTAGTCACCTCaactgagcagcacagaaaagaactgaaaactgaaaacaagaaacaccctgtaaaacccagagctaATGGTTCGTTCCACTTACATCAGCCATCAGAACTGAGAGAGACATCTCCTGAGTTGACGGTGTCCAgttgagaagtcagaaaaacatggacgcttgcagaaagtgtttgttgttgtttctctgtcagaaaatcagatcagatctgctcctgaagaacagctgagctgttaACGTTGGAGTttaacacaaactcttcagaaCGTTGTTAAAAGGACgttcacatttcaaacctggaacattaagccatgaaggtgaactgattcagacgtatctcagactagctgttgttagcaacagttgctaacaacattctacaaacagcgtagcaacatgtccacagataaaacttgaacagttctctgtgtctgactgacttcatgtgaaactaatgagactgagctgctataaacaggaacattagcagagttcactgctgttgatgaggagcagccatcttggattctgatgttggggttggtggggctgctctgacttcaggaggggttcaggttcaaacttctgactgggAACTCAGAAATCCAGACTTCAGAGAAGAACTTGAACACAGCATGATATCAGGGGTACGTTTACCAACAGGTACTAGCGatagctaggttagctggctaatgttagctcctGCCACCGTCAAACTTTaacaactgtaactgtaacttatcatcagccatttcctcttctctttctcgtcacagtgaaagagaagaggatTTATTGACGGCAGTGAAACAACTCCACTAATTTTAAACCTCTCATCagcatcatctctctcttttctctgcagaccTTAGAAACAGCTTCTTCATGATTCAGattcctgacacacacacacacacacacacacagtgtatctaATAAtaacctgagtgtgtgtgtgtgtctcagcagagaggaaatgggCGCTGTCccctgtcagccaatcagacgaGCTGAAGATGACATCACCATAATCTAGAGAGATGCACACATGTGGAGGAGCCTTTGTCTGCAGCAGGCAGGAGCGCgcgcgtgcgcgcacacacacacacgcacacacacaaaatctagAAAGTTCTGCAGCTTTTAAGAAGTGTGTGTTAACcatcaaccaatcagagagcaggagagtgaTTTACCATCAGAGTGTGTAttgatcctgtgtgtgtgtgtgtgatctgacaGTTTCCAGGTCTAAactctctgcaggaggaggaagtagTCATCCCCTCGTCAAAGTAAAAGCTCTGACAAACACTCAgtcctgctctctgctggtCTGGGATCAGGTTTAGGATTCAGGGTCTGAATATCttcataaaatgataaatatccggctttttaaataaagttttcaagGTAAAACCCCATTAATATGAGCAATAATCAATTAAATTGAATCAATAACAGTGGATTTAAAGTCACAGCAGCTGGACTTGAGCCCTCTGCCCCCGTGTGGTGAAACTACGTCACTACAGCCATGTATCACTGTGTACAGTTACCTGCCATCAAAAATACAAGaacttcagagctcagtttaacatggcagtctatgggactgtgggtcagcgctctctgtgtttggaggagatttattcacaaactgtgagtcatgtgacaatgggagtcacactgggtgagagaggacacatttctctacgtcttcatatagaaagtgtctgtgtaggttggaAACTGGGGGaattaaaagaggtttgaatcagatttttatggtaaaatgttcagaggtgacagttagagtgatgatgtcacacagtcTAACTCTGAACATTCCgtgcaatacacacccattataaactctgacacggtaaaaaataaaaccataacatttaaactgtgatttcattAAAACTATAACAGCTATCAACATGAagatttaactgaaaacaggctcaggtcatgtgacctgtttaaagtttcaaccaTGTTTCTATGTGAAAGTATGAGGAAATAATGTGGCTCCAAAGAGGGCTGGGTTTGATTTTTCACAACAGcttccattcattttcaatgGGAACTTTTTCGCGATCAGACcctggttaccatggttaccacaCAGGTAAGATCAGTGAGTCTCACATTGTCCCACGTCTCCCTGCAGCTGCAGGATCTGAGGGACCGGCATTGTCAGGACCACCGCATCGAACGTCTCGCTGCTTCCTGCCTTCCTCTGGACCTCCCATGATGCACCGCGGCGGTACAGGCCGGTCACGTGATGCTCAAAGAACAACTCAGCTCCTGACGCAGAAACAAGAATCAATTTTTAACCGACCGCTGAGTCCAGATCAGTTTATGACCAGGTGGACAGGTAGGTGTTTACCtgactcagacaggaagtgctTGACCACACTGCACATGCCCAGTGGCGTCATGTAGTTCTTGCTGTCGTCTTTCTGCCTCAGACCTTCGATCAGACCGTGGAAAGGCTGCAGGACGCCGGACGACAGCAGCTCAGAGtagaaactgaaacaaacacacacacacacacacacacacacacacacacacacacacacacacacagtgagaccttcacaataaaagcccaaCAAGGTTCAAGAGTAATGAATTCTTGGAAAgaattctgaatggagtttggtgtgtttgttacagccacagcacttcctgctccagaaggagaagaggatcatgggtaattaTTAGCATTTTGCAGTGCTAGAGGCAGGTGTGTCGTACCTGTGGTGTGACTGAGCATAGGCCGGCGTGGCAGTGATGTACTGAGCGCCGAGATCAGCCGAGTGAGACGAAGGGTTGGGAGGACGACTGGTGGACATTCTGCCTCCTGGGGGGGggcgacagagagagaggttcagTTCTCTGTTAACCAGTAATAAAGACTTACCTGGTGACACTTTGCCCAGAACCAAACTCCATTAtaaatttgactgtttttacaAGTTTAGAGAGTTTAAGAGTTAGAACTGGACGCCTCAGTCTTGACTGACACCGCAGCGGACCAATAGCAATCAGTGGACATTTTCCTGAATTTAAGTGGGTTTCATTGATCATTTCTGAGCCGGATTAAGCAGAACAGTCTGCTGATGAAGAACCAGTCTTCGGTTCTGTTCTGGTGTGACGCTGTGCTGCTCTGAGCTCCGGAACATTAAATTCTAAGATTTTTGAACGGAGTTCTGACTGTAGCAGACTCACCTGAGCCCCTCGCTTTGTCCCACACCACTATCTGGActttattctgcagctctctcctCAGCAGACATGCGCACAGGCTGCCTGTTAGACCGGCTCCGACGATCAAAACCCGGGACATTTTAGCACGGAACCGCAACAGCCGTGCTAACGCTACAAAACTGAACTTAACCCGGGTTTACCCGTTCCAGCCCAGCATGTCTTTGGGTCCAGAGCTGCAGAAGTTAAACCCGCCTCCTGTGTTATAAAACGGCTGAAAGTTGGTGGGCCAACAAAAACTATCCCGGGATTCTGAACGGTGTCAAGATAACCGGGATAAACACGGAATATCCGGCTGAGATTTTCAGAATAAACATCGTGTCTCTGTTAAATAAAAGAGGACgtgaaataaaacaagtttataataaaatgaatcagTTAAACTTTATATTTCACGAAGGTCATCGGTATTTTTAAActatattttctatttattattttgttttattcattttctctttttgtctccgCACTCGTCGTTTCCGGTCTCTGTTCCGTTTCTGTTTCCGGTCTCTGATGATTCGATCAGGGAGGAAATTCGATCAGAAGTGAATcgatcaacagaaaacaaagggtTAATACctctgaccaatcacagaggAGACTCTCCCTCTGACGTCACAGTCCCTCTTCCGCCCCGTtcagggaaaaagagaaacgGTCAGGTGACCAGCTCAGTCAGGGAGCAACGGGGCGCGCGGGCAGGTGAGTTTCCCGACGTTATTACCGAGTTGTTGACTGTTTATTACCTGTGACTGGTTCAACcggagctgctgctgaggtcaaaggtcaaagaaacattaacagaaaacaggttctaaacagactgaaaacagaagcaaacagcaacaacaggttTACAACAGGATGattctgactgaaaacacaccgAAAATAACTGTAACAACCAGGCAGTCAACAGGCTGAACAGCAGGTTTATAACAGGAGAAAGGCAGGAAACGTGATGTAAATGTTtaggtttgtgttttcagtttgatgaaACCAGAGATAAAGATGCAGCatcaaacatcatcatcatcagactcTTCATTAGTCACATGATCATCAGCTGCTTCAATCAGCCTCTTTCAGTTTTCACAGGAACAAATATTTTAGCTTTTTACCAGAAAATCAAgttttactgatgttttatAACGAACCATGAACACATcgctctgactctgtgtgtgtgtgtgtgtgtgtgtgtgtgtgtgtgtgttcagacagatgatgttgtgtgttgtggtgtgtgcGCTCTTCCTCTGTGGCGTCCATGCTGGACCGACCGATGTCCACCGACGCTTCCATAAACTACAGCAGAGGCTGGACCCTGAAGTGCACATGAACATTGTGAGTAAACACACCTCAGGTAACGTTCAGGTGACGTTTAGGTAACATTCAGGACTCTGATGTTATCAGCTGAAACTCAGAACATCCAGACTCTGTTTGTTCAGTAAAGAcacacaggtcaaaggtcagactcCAGGATCTTCACCTGGATCCTGGTTCAGACCtggaacaggaacaggaagttactgattattgattagtgtgtcagagctgctgaaaCTCCGGTCACATGTTAACGCTGCAGAGTCATTGAGGTATTTTTATACCGCAGCTCTGACTCGCAGGAAGACTTCTCCTTTTCTGAAACATCCAGATGTTTCCAACTCATTTCTCATCCAATCAGCAGTCAGCCTCACCGACCACATTCACCTCAGTTCAGTCATTAATTTATCCCAGATAAAGGTGACGACAATTAAAGACGACAACACAATGCAGGAAGAACAACAGTAAGGGCTGCACAGGGGCAGAAAAGTTCCAgtaaatttccagaaactttccagGTCGTAACAACAGGTTAAAAACCAGAACTAAAGCAGGCAGAAAACCTGAGAGAAATATGACattaaaaggttaaaaagtaGACTGGGATCAGGCTGattctgactgaaaacaaactgtaataaCCAGGCAGTAAAGAGGCCGAACTGCAGGTTTATAACGGgaaaaaatcagacaaaacaggTTGTAAATATGGcataaacaatataaaaacattttgtccttGATGTTCAAGTTACAGTGCGAAGGAGGTGAGAACAGATCAGATACTCTGACGGGTTTTGATGTTTCAGAAGGTGAAACGAACGAGTGAAAACATTGTGTTGTTATTGGTGCTGATTCTTAAATCGACTAAAatctaaatggagtttggtaaaGAAGGAAACCTCAATGATTCTAACTgatgctttgtctttttgttttctctgtgagttCAGTCCGAGATCATCCGGCGGTGGGGGTACCCTGCAGAGGAACACGAGGTCCTGACGGAGGACGGGTACATCCTGACCGTCAACAGGATCCCACAGGGACTCAGATGCTCTGCAGGTCTGTGAAGACCACTTGGTGCAGAATTCTGGTCCTGATCCAACAGGAAGCGGAAACTTTCACTTCCTTCTTTCAAACTGTGTCAGAGTTCAGTTCAGGTCAGGATCAGACAGAACAGAGTCCTGGTCTGGGTCCAGGTTAAACAAACTGAGATAAAAGAGAGTCCCAGGACCTGGTCCTGGACTCTGAGACCAGAAGGAAGAAgctacttcctgtttctttatttaaacagcTGAACTTTACTGTGAAAGGACAGATCACATGACAGAAGTTAAAGCTCTTTAAAAACAGACTCTTCATTCTGGTTCTGAGTCTTCAGCAGGTTCTGgtctctgtgtgctgcaggtCCGAGGCCGGCGGTGTTTCTCCAACATGGCCTCCTGGCCGCCGGCAGTAACTGGATCACCAACCTGCCGAACTCCAGTCTGGGATACGTGCTTGCCGACGCCGGATACGACGTGTGGATGGGAAACAGCCGAGGAAACACCTGGTCCAGGAAACACCAGACCCTCAAACCAGACCAGGAGGACTTCTGGAGGTTCAGGTACAAAACACCTGTCTGACATCACCTGTCTGACATCACAGCACCTGTCTGAGACctgtcctcctgtgtgtgtaGTCATGATGAGATGGCTCTGAAGGATCTTCCAGCTGTTATAAACTACATCCTGAAGGTGACGGGACAGGAACAGATCTACTACATCGGACACTCTCAGGGAACCACCATAGGTAACACACAGTATCAAAGTACTGTAGTAACTTGGACCATCACTGTAacttac
The sequence above is a segment of the Lates calcarifer isolate ASB-BC8 unplaced genomic scaffold, TLL_Latcal_v3 _unitig_1992_quiver_1536, whole genome shotgun sequence genome. Coding sequences within it:
- the LOC108891578 gene encoding renalase, which translates into the protein MSRVLIVGAGLTGSLCACLLRRELQNKVQIVVWDKARGSGGRMSTSRPPNPSSHSADLGAQYITATPAYAQSHHSFYSELLSSGVLQPFHGLIEGLRQKDDSKNYMTPLGMCSVVKHFLSESGAELFFEHHVTGLYRRGASWEVQRKAGSSETFDAVVLTMPVPQILQLQGDVGQLLSVQQRQQLDGVVYSSRFAVALFFPPDIVFSFPWVARYVTDNPCVCYVAVDSRKRNTGQCPGLGPSLVVHTSVPFGLEHLERDKEDIQPIILQELHKLLPDLPQPISIKCQKWRYSQVLTSVPDCPGQMTILDRPLLVCGGDAFSHSNFDGCVESALSVLSVLKASL